The following proteins come from a genomic window of Corallococcus sp. NCRR:
- a CDS encoding acyl-CoA synthetase — translation MFIGDWMGRGALYWPDAVAVVDVARRDAGRFTYRQMNARANALAGWLRDVAGVRRGDRVGIVAHNGVEYLDTLFACAKLGAIFVPYNWRLHAAELTEGVRAVRPRVLLFGDDFKDAVAQVREHVGDGLRLVSLEARGLPGADPYEEAVAYAPAAPVTNDAVSEEDILCLLFTGGTTGRSKGAKVSYRMVAWNTLNTLVHEIRQGDVTVTHTPLFHTGGLLVYTLPLLTVGGTVVLMRRWDPDEMLGLVAKEKVTLFFAVPTQYQQLMDSPRWKGTDFSSVRFVTSGGAPLPVPLLQAWQAVHPVPFKQGFGMTEFGPGIFSMGPEFAVSKAGSIGRPNYFIDAKLVDDAGNSVPVGGVGELVLKGPSMCSGYFEDDAATKEAISADGWFHTGDLARVDADGFFTIAGRKKDMFISGGENVYPLELESVLYEHPAVQQCAVVGVPDAKWGECGRAYVVLKPGAEASAEALLEHLKGRVARFKVPKRVELVKSLPVSAAGKILKRELREAAIAADARAAS, via the coding sequence ATGTTCATCGGGGACTGGATGGGGCGGGGTGCCCTCTACTGGCCGGACGCGGTGGCCGTGGTGGACGTGGCCCGCAGGGACGCGGGCCGCTTCACCTACCGGCAGATGAACGCGCGCGCCAACGCGCTCGCGGGCTGGCTGCGGGACGTGGCGGGCGTGCGGCGCGGCGACCGCGTGGGCATCGTCGCGCACAACGGCGTGGAGTACCTGGACACGCTGTTCGCGTGCGCGAAGCTGGGCGCCATCTTCGTGCCCTACAACTGGCGGCTGCACGCGGCGGAGTTGACGGAGGGCGTGCGCGCCGTCCGCCCGCGCGTGCTGCTGTTCGGGGACGACTTCAAGGACGCGGTGGCCCAGGTGCGCGAGCACGTGGGTGACGGCCTGCGCCTGGTGTCCCTGGAGGCTCGGGGGCTGCCCGGCGCGGATCCGTACGAGGAGGCCGTGGCGTACGCGCCCGCCGCTCCTGTCACCAACGACGCGGTGAGCGAGGAGGACATCCTCTGCCTGCTCTTCACCGGTGGGACGACGGGCCGGTCCAAGGGCGCGAAGGTTTCGTACCGCATGGTGGCGTGGAACACGCTCAACACGCTGGTGCATGAAATCCGTCAGGGCGACGTGACGGTGACGCACACGCCGCTGTTCCACACGGGCGGGCTGCTCGTCTACACGCTGCCGCTGCTCACCGTGGGCGGCACCGTGGTGCTGATGCGCCGGTGGGACCCGGACGAGATGCTGGGCCTGGTGGCGAAGGAGAAGGTGACGCTCTTCTTCGCGGTGCCCACGCAGTACCAGCAGTTGATGGACTCGCCGCGCTGGAAGGGGACGGACTTCTCCTCCGTGCGCTTCGTCACCAGCGGCGGGGCGCCCCTGCCGGTGCCGCTGCTCCAGGCGTGGCAGGCGGTGCACCCGGTGCCCTTCAAGCAGGGCTTCGGCATGACGGAGTTCGGCCCGGGCATCTTCAGCATGGGGCCGGAGTTCGCGGTGTCCAAGGCGGGCTCCATCGGCCGGCCCAACTACTTCATCGACGCGAAGCTGGTGGACGACGCCGGCAACTCGGTGCCCGTGGGCGGGGTGGGGGAGCTGGTGCTGAAGGGGCCCTCCATGTGCTCCGGCTACTTCGAGGACGACGCCGCCACGAAGGAGGCCATCAGCGCGGACGGCTGGTTCCACACCGGGGACCTGGCGCGCGTGGACGCGGATGGCTTCTTCACCATCGCGGGCCGCAAGAAGGACATGTTCATCTCCGGCGGAGAGAACGTGTACCCGCTGGAGCTGGAGTCCGTCCTCTACGAGCACCCCGCCGTGCAGCAGTGCGCGGTGGTGGGCGTGCCGGACGCGAAGTGGGGCGAGTGTGGCCGGGCCTACGTGGTGCTCAAGCCCGGGGCCGAGGCCTCGGCGGAGGCGCTGCTCGAGCACCTCAAGGGCCGGGTGGCACGCTTCAAGGTCCCCAAGCGGGTGGAGCTGGTGAAGTCCCTGCCGGTGTCCGCGGCCGGGAAGATTCTCAAGCGCGAGCTGCGCGAGGCGGCCATCGCCGCGGACGCGCGGGCCGCTTCGTGA
- a CDS encoding Lrp/AsnC family transcriptional regulator → MDALDYRIVDMLQRDGRATQLELSRGVKLSQPAVAERIRKLEEKGVITGYTARVDATQLGKDITAFIGVSIEHPKHFEGFARKVAELSDVLEAHRVAGQDSYVLKVKTANTRTLDSLLVETLRTIPGVTRTSTTIVLSTLKEDTHVRVPDELLNGE, encoded by the coding sequence ATGGACGCCCTGGATTATCGCATCGTGGACATGCTTCAGCGCGATGGCCGGGCCACGCAGCTGGAGCTGTCACGTGGGGTGAAGCTGTCCCAGCCGGCGGTGGCGGAGCGCATCCGCAAGCTGGAGGAGAAGGGCGTCATCACCGGCTACACGGCGCGCGTGGACGCGACGCAGCTGGGCAAGGACATCACCGCCTTCATCGGGGTGAGCATCGAGCACCCCAAGCACTTCGAGGGCTTCGCGCGGAAGGTGGCGGAGCTGTCGGACGTGCTGGAGGCCCACCGGGTCGCGGGGCAGGACTCGTACGTCTTGAAGGTGAAGACCGCGAACACGCGGACGCTGGACTCGCTGCTGGTGGAGACGCTGCGCACCATCCCGGGCGTCACCCGCACGAGCACCACCATCGTCCTGTCGACCTTGAAGGAAGACACGCACGTGCGTGTCCCCGATGAGCTGTTGAACGGAGAATGA
- a CDS encoding malonic semialdehyde reductase, giving the protein MATTNTALDTDALEQLFIEARTHSGWQDRPVTDETLRRIYELARMAPTAVNSQPVRLVFVRSHEAKQKLKPSLSPGNVDKTMQAPVTVIVAYDTAFHEQMPKLFPSRDMKSVFAAQTPEAREQAAFLNGTLQAGYVILAARALGLDCGPMGGFDKAKVDEAFLQGTGWKSNILLNLGYGDPAKLFPRNPRLAFEDACRLD; this is encoded by the coding sequence ATGGCGACGACGAACACGGCCCTGGACACGGACGCGCTGGAGCAGCTCTTCATCGAGGCGCGCACGCACTCGGGCTGGCAGGACCGGCCGGTGACGGATGAGACGCTGCGCCGCATCTACGAACTGGCGCGCATGGCGCCCACCGCGGTCAACAGCCAGCCGGTGCGCCTGGTGTTCGTGCGGAGCCACGAAGCCAAGCAGAAGCTCAAGCCCTCGCTGTCCCCGGGCAACGTGGACAAGACGATGCAGGCGCCGGTGACGGTCATCGTGGCGTACGACACCGCGTTCCACGAGCAGATGCCCAAGCTGTTCCCGTCGCGCGACATGAAGAGCGTCTTCGCCGCCCAGACGCCGGAGGCGCGCGAGCAGGCGGCGTTCCTCAACGGCACGCTTCAGGCGGGCTACGTCATCCTGGCGGCGCGCGCGCTGGGGCTCGACTGCGGACCCATGGGCGGCTTCGACAAGGCCAAGGTGGACGAGGCCTTCCTCCAGGGCACCGGCTGGAAGTCGAACATCCTCCTCAACCTGGGCTACGGAGACCCGGCGAAGCTCTTCCCGCGCAACCCGCGTCTGGCTTTCGAGGACGCCTGCCGGCTGGACTGA
- a CDS encoding winged helix-turn-helix transcriptional regulator has protein sequence MHDDSSPLCARFLAAADLLGRRWTGVILRILMDGPCRFGELTERIGTISERVLSERLKDLEAEGIVERHVDPGPPIRSEYRLTQKGQAFWKVIDELGKWAERWVDVKPAPRKRKSA, from the coding sequence ATGCATGACGACTCAAGCCCGCTGTGCGCGCGGTTCCTGGCGGCGGCCGACCTGTTGGGCCGGCGCTGGACGGGCGTCATCCTGCGCATCCTGATGGACGGACCGTGCCGCTTCGGGGAGCTGACGGAGCGCATTGGCACCATCAGCGAGCGCGTCCTGTCGGAGCGGCTCAAGGACCTGGAGGCGGAGGGAATCGTGGAGCGCCACGTGGACCCGGGCCCGCCCATCCGCTCCGAGTACCGCCTGACGCAGAAGGGTCAGGCGTTCTGGAAGGTCATCGACGAGCTGGGCAAGTGGGCGGAGCGCTGGGTGGACGTGAAGCCCGCGCCCCGGAAGCGCAAGAGCGCCTGA
- a CDS encoding SDR family oxidoreductase yields the protein MQLKDLKIIVTGGAQGMGAHFAQRIHEAGGQVAVGDVNEEKLAALPAGIHRRKLDVSNEQDVTDFVQWAHGAMGGLNGLINNAGILRDALLVKKDRTTGQIKKLSTADWNAVIGVNLTGATLMVREVVTKMVETDQRPGVIVNMSSIARHGNRGQSNYVSAKAALAANTVTWSREFAPFGIRVGAIAPGMIETPMTQGMNQKARDALVAAIPVGRIGEPEDIWQAVKFIVECDYFNGRTIDVDGGHNF from the coding sequence ATGCAGCTGAAGGACCTGAAGATCATCGTCACCGGTGGCGCGCAGGGCATGGGCGCGCACTTCGCGCAGCGCATCCACGAGGCGGGCGGCCAGGTGGCCGTTGGCGACGTGAACGAGGAGAAGCTCGCGGCGCTGCCGGCGGGCATCCACCGCCGCAAGCTGGACGTGTCCAACGAGCAGGACGTCACGGACTTCGTGCAGTGGGCGCACGGCGCCATGGGCGGCCTCAACGGCCTCATCAACAACGCGGGCATCCTGCGCGACGCGCTGCTCGTGAAGAAGGACCGCACCACGGGGCAGATCAAGAAGCTGTCCACGGCGGACTGGAACGCGGTCATCGGCGTGAACCTCACCGGCGCCACGCTGATGGTGCGCGAGGTCGTCACCAAGATGGTGGAGACGGACCAGCGCCCCGGCGTCATCGTGAACATGTCGTCCATCGCGCGGCACGGCAACCGCGGCCAGTCCAACTACGTGTCCGCCAAGGCCGCGCTCGCCGCCAACACCGTCACCTGGTCGCGCGAGTTCGCGCCGTTCGGCATCCGCGTGGGCGCCATCGCCCCGGGCATGATTGAGACGCCCATGACGCAGGGCATGAACCAGAAGGCCCGCGACGCGCTGGTGGCCGCCATCCCGGTGGGCCGCATCGGCGAGCCGGAGGACATCTGGCAGGCCGTGAAGTTCATCGTGGAGTGCGACTACTTCAACGGCCGCACCATCGACGTGGACGGCGGCCACAACTTCTAG
- a CDS encoding TetR/AcrR family transcriptional regulator: MNRPSTSERVPVTPRGQRTRQKLLKAAEAVFGDKGYERASIADLTRKASVALGTFYVYFPDKQSIFVEVVDELGARLRRLIAESTAACTTRLEVEREGLRAFFQFVRQHPNLYRVVRQAEFVDADCYRRYYDRFAKGYVRGLQQAMDKGEVRRMDPEALAYCLMGIGDFLGMRWVLWEEDMGLERVLDTAMTLLSHGLPPDAARTHLQAVPKPSKPAPPKSKPSPRRPSRGPRS; the protein is encoded by the coding sequence ATGAATCGCCCTTCAACTTCAGAACGAGTCCCCGTCACGCCGCGCGGTCAGCGGACGCGGCAGAAGTTGTTGAAGGCAGCGGAGGCGGTGTTCGGAGACAAGGGCTACGAGCGCGCGTCCATCGCGGACCTCACGCGCAAGGCCAGCGTCGCGCTGGGCACCTTCTACGTGTACTTCCCGGACAAGCAGTCCATCTTCGTGGAGGTGGTGGACGAACTGGGCGCGCGCCTGCGCCGCCTCATCGCGGAGTCCACGGCCGCGTGCACCACGCGCCTGGAGGTGGAGCGCGAGGGGCTGCGCGCCTTCTTCCAGTTCGTGCGCCAGCACCCCAACCTCTACCGCGTGGTGCGGCAGGCGGAGTTCGTGGACGCGGACTGCTACCGCCGCTACTACGACCGCTTCGCCAAGGGCTACGTGCGCGGCCTCCAGCAGGCCATGGACAAGGGCGAGGTGCGCCGCATGGATCCGGAGGCGCTCGCCTACTGCCTGATGGGCATTGGCGACTTCCTGGGCATGCGCTGGGTGCTCTGGGAGGAGGACATGGGGCTGGAGCGCGTGCTCGACACGGCGATGACGCTCCTGTCCCACGGCCTGCCCCCGGACGCCGCGCGCACGCATCTCCAGGCCGTCCCGAAGCCCTCGAAGCCCGCCCCCCCGAAGTCGAAGCCGTCCCCCCGCCGTCCGTCACGCGGTCCCCGGAGCTGA
- a CDS encoding 3-oxoacyl-ACP synthase III family protein encodes MRYANILSTGRYVPEKLLTNADVEKILGEKVDEWLQQNVGIKQRHVMADHQATSDLAVAAAKEALARAKVDPKELDLVLVASDTPDYLSPGTSSVVQAKLGAVNAGTYDINAACAGWVTALDVASKTISSDDSYQRILVVGAYGMTRYVNWKDKKTCTLFADGAGAVVLGASDKPGFLGAKLLANGEYHDALGIYTGGTNRPATAETLALTDGKPAVQFVRKFPSTFNTERWPMLLDTLLKRADQTLDDVKLFVFTQLNLRTIEATMKALNQPMEKAHYTMDKWGYTGSACIPMTLDDAVVQGKVKKGDLVAFCASGGGLAMASALYRWTA; translated from the coding sequence ATGCGTTACGCGAACATCCTGTCCACCGGCCGCTACGTCCCCGAGAAGCTCCTCACCAACGCCGACGTGGAGAAGATCCTCGGCGAGAAGGTGGACGAGTGGCTCCAGCAGAACGTGGGCATCAAGCAGCGCCACGTGATGGCGGATCACCAGGCCACCAGCGACCTGGCCGTGGCCGCCGCGAAGGAGGCGCTCGCCCGCGCGAAGGTGGACCCCAAGGAGCTGGACCTGGTGCTCGTGGCCAGTGACACGCCGGACTACCTCTCCCCCGGCACGTCGTCCGTGGTGCAGGCCAAGCTGGGCGCGGTGAACGCGGGCACCTACGACATCAACGCCGCGTGCGCGGGCTGGGTGACGGCGCTGGACGTGGCGTCGAAGACGATTTCGTCGGACGACAGCTACCAGCGCATCCTGGTGGTGGGCGCCTACGGGATGACCCGCTACGTGAACTGGAAGGACAAGAAGACCTGCACGCTGTTCGCGGACGGCGCGGGCGCGGTGGTGCTGGGCGCGTCCGACAAGCCGGGCTTCCTGGGCGCGAAGCTCTTGGCCAACGGCGAGTACCACGACGCGCTGGGCATCTACACCGGCGGCACGAACCGGCCCGCCACGGCGGAGACGCTGGCGCTGACGGACGGCAAGCCCGCGGTGCAGTTCGTGCGCAAGTTCCCCTCCACGTTCAACACCGAGCGCTGGCCCATGCTGCTGGACACGCTGCTCAAGCGCGCGGACCAGACGCTGGACGACGTGAAGCTGTTCGTCTTCACGCAGCTCAACCTGCGCACGATTGAAGCCACCATGAAGGCGCTCAATCAGCCCATGGAGAAGGCGCACTACACGATGGACAAGTGGGGTTACACGGGCTCCGCCTGCATCCCCATGACGCTGGACGACGCGGTGGTGCAGGGCAAGGTGAAGAAGGGCGACCTGGTCGCCTTCTGCGCCAGCGGCGGTGGCCTCGCCATGGCGTCCGCCCTCTACCGCTGGACGGCTTAG
- a CDS encoding aminotransferase-like domain-containing protein, with amino-acid sequence MSADAMSAPLPPPPAYRLSQRMSRMKTSAVREILKIAERPDILSFAGGLPAPELFPKDAIAKAFAETFASDADGRSALQYSTTEGFAPLREWIAGHLARKGQNVHADQVLITSGSQQGLDLVGKILLDPGDLVVVEDPSYLAALQTFGGYEVEFATVRSDDAGMDTDDLAALLKKRQPKLLYVIPNFQNPKGTTLSLERRKALVRLAQEHRFIILEDDPYGELRFKGVHLPSLASLDDQGVVLSLSTFSKTLAPGLRLGWVTGPKALLKPMTIAKQATDLHTATLAQRATARLLETFDYAGHIQALMPIYAQRANAMLDALKTHMPQGTQWTRPDGGMFLWVELPGGLDAAKLLPRAVEQKVAFVPGAPFFANDQKPQFMRLNYSNRPPELIVEGMKRLGAVIADAL; translated from the coding sequence ATGAGCGCGGACGCTATGAGTGCCCCCCTGCCCCCTCCTCCGGCCTACCGGCTGTCCCAGCGCATGTCCCGGATGAAGACGTCCGCGGTGCGCGAAATCCTCAAGATCGCCGAGCGCCCGGACATCCTCTCCTTCGCGGGCGGCCTGCCGGCTCCGGAGCTCTTCCCGAAGGACGCCATCGCCAAGGCGTTCGCGGAGACCTTCGCCAGCGACGCGGACGGGCGCTCCGCGCTCCAGTACAGCACCACGGAGGGCTTCGCCCCCTTGCGCGAGTGGATCGCCGGGCACCTGGCCCGCAAGGGCCAGAACGTCCACGCGGACCAGGTGCTCATCACCAGCGGCTCGCAGCAGGGCCTGGACCTGGTGGGGAAGATCCTGCTCGACCCGGGTGACCTGGTGGTGGTGGAGGACCCCAGCTACCTGGCGGCGCTCCAGACCTTCGGCGGCTACGAGGTGGAGTTCGCCACCGTGCGCAGCGACGACGCGGGCATGGACACGGACGACCTGGCGGCCCTGCTGAAGAAGCGCCAGCCGAAGCTGCTCTACGTCATCCCCAACTTCCAGAACCCCAAGGGCACCACCCTGTCGCTGGAGCGCCGCAAGGCCCTGGTGCGGCTGGCCCAGGAGCACCGCTTCATCATCCTGGAGGACGACCCGTACGGCGAGCTGCGCTTCAAGGGCGTGCACCTGCCGTCGCTGGCGTCGCTGGACGACCAGGGCGTGGTGCTGTCCCTGTCCACCTTCTCCAAGACGCTGGCCCCGGGCCTGCGCCTGGGCTGGGTGACGGGCCCGAAGGCGCTGCTCAAGCCGATGACCATCGCGAAGCAGGCCACGGACCTGCACACCGCCACGCTCGCCCAGCGCGCCACGGCGCGGCTGCTGGAGACGTTCGACTACGCGGGTCACATCCAGGCGCTGATGCCCATCTACGCCCAGCGCGCCAACGCGATGCTGGACGCGCTGAAGACCCACATGCCCCAGGGCACCCAGTGGACCCGGCCGGACGGCGGCATGTTCCTCTGGGTGGAGCTGCCCGGCGGTCTGGACGCGGCGAAGCTGCTGCCCCGCGCCGTGGAGCAGAAGGTCGCCTTCGTCCCCGGCGCACCCTTCTTCGCCAACGACCAGAAGCCCCAGTTCATGCGGCTGAACTACTCCAACCGCCCGCCCGAGCTCATCGTCGAGGGCATGAAGCGGCTGGGCGCCGTCATCGCGGACGCTCTCTAG